AAGAATATAGTCTTTTAATGGTTTGCAGCCATCCCTGGTTCTCAGCATCTTTAGAAGAGTGTTTGATTTACTTTGGACACAGGACGGCCCCTTTAGTGTTTAGTAGTTTTAACCAAGtaattattgtttgtattaaataCAGACTTCATAAAACTGAGCATGTCACCTCTGTCTTAGGAATCACTGAGTGGGATTTGCATGTGACCTATTCACATACATGCAAAATCTGAAGGGAAAAGTGGAAGTGAAAATGGAAGATGAGCCACTGTGATTAAAGCTTTTTCACACTTTCTGTTatcttgtctttctctgtgtgtggatgGGTGGGGAGAATCGGTTATATTTGCTTTATTGCTCTTAGTCTATATTCTGTTGGATATGAAAAGTGCTTTAATAACTAAGTTTAATTTGGTCTAATATAGAAAATCACCAGGCTCAACCTGTCAAGTTTCCACTTTGGACATTTTGGAGTCAACTCACACACAGGGGACGAGTGGTGATGCTCATAAGCACAGGAATAGTTGTTTTCAGGGTGAAGGAATCCCCTGAAAGTTGGAGACTTTTCCCCGTGAACTTCTCTTCCATTCTTGAACCAGACAAAGGAGGGACGACCAGAGAGAAGACAGCTGCTGTGACAAGTCAGTGTTGGACCAATCGGAGAACAGTTCACCTGAACATCTGGATCtgtcaacagaaaacacacatagaGCTGCTGTGGGACCACAGgttgagaaccagtgaacaacacaGTGACTTAGTGTTCctcagtaggggagagcggtgtaatgtgggacattttttacatttgctcccctctaggcgagctaaactgatatatcagtaaaatttacacatttcctattaattcaggatgattcacattgtttctctgtccaattggcagggacagggatattgtttttctctgcgtattcaaatgccagttcactgcACTTAACTGGatcaaggccatggaactggtcagctagttgtttcaagtgtttgacaagctcctcctccatctcatctgtgaatattctctttacctcagctactgcaccccaggctactgattttactttccctttctcttttttctttatgaatcttttgagggttgtcttatcaatatttctatcccttccagcttttcttaaggacttctttccttgcatgacctcagcggctgcactctccatctctgcgaggggtgtttggccccaggttgtcttcctggtgtagtttcttggcatgatggcttttctacaatgtttatgacattaaaaataaaacatatataatgtaatataacactaaaatatgtttaagactaaacctaacttgtgcttcatgtctcactttaccccgaagccaccatttttgaaaaacaacatctcttatcaattcaggctaatcttcagctagcatcaatcacatggttttatatgttggaagttcaccaacatgtatgatataagtttttctacctgattcaatttgttttgaaacaacagttgattaagttcaaagcaagaaaatgtactattacatgcaaaaaaaattgtgaaaaaacatactttccacagcacctgcaccaacttctccttcatggcaaggggggaatgggaggggcttgaaaacataatagtcacatgaccacaaatgtgttccgttgcctagatacagggggtgtttcacatcacctgatgtcccacattaccccgctcccCCCTACCTGTGACAGTCAGAGTTGTGCCAGGGAAACTTCTGTCCCATTCAAACCACTGTGATTTGAATGTGAAGCGATACTGGGCTGAATCACTCAGTCTCAGGTTCATTATTCTCAGAGTGGAGCGCCCTGGCTCTGGATCAAGGACCTGAACACGATGTGTGAACTCTGGGTCTTTGAGTAAGTCCACAGCTTGAGGACGATACAGCTGCACATCCTCACGCTCAGCAACCAACCAGGACTTAGATGTGATAGGATTAGATTGACTGCTGTAACTGCAAGAGATGTCCACTGAGGAGCCTTTAAAGGCACAGATGTTCCTGTCGGTGTAATTCACTCTGTTGCATGAATTTCCATGgacacctgaaaaacaaaaaccttttgACTATCACCATGAAAACTGAAATCTTTACTGCTGTATTTAACAATAATTCATAGATGACTGTTTCCCATGTCAGGaaataaacaatacaggaaaGATGCTACATTTTGCTTTACAGTAAAGACGATGATGTTTTGAATTCCAGCTGTAGAtctgtggttgtatttgtgatttgctttcatcacctccaccaggaggttatgttttcaccccagtctgTTGTCTGGTTGGTGTGCGTGCACAACAACGCAACAGTTACTGGAAAGacgttggtgcagatccaggattttatttttactctcTTTAGCATTGTAAGAagtgtttttcaaaatgtccacGTTTTCCCAGATtcaaattcatggatcttgatggagaAGATCCGACATATTTAGAGGCCTGATATCGAGGAGTGTGTGAAATAtagagcagcttgattgaattgaatggactgttgggccttggtggaggaatgtgctctacTGCTACTCCCACTCTAGTTTGGAGTCATTCAAATTCATTGTTCAACTGCAGAATATTTATCATAAAGGTGTGATAACAAACATCTTATGAATCAATGACAATGTTCTTTTAATATATGATATGTCAGCTGATGTGTCAGATTTGTTTTACTCTGCATCAGCCCTCAAGTCCATTTCTGACTCTCGTCAGTGTTTTAGCTCAGAAGGTTAAAGAGCAGAACATCATTGGTCATTGGAAGaagtaaactcacacactggaGCAGAGGGGAAATCCTCGTGGCCTCTCACAGCACAGGAAATACTGTCTCTTGAATAAAAGTAGTCGTTATAAGATttttctcccgatgtcttttgTCCGTTCTTGAACCAGATGTAGGACAGACTGGGAGTTGGAGAACAACTGGTTTGACACTCCACACGTGACCATGAACAGTCATCCCTCCAGCAAGCTGATAATTTTGTGGTGAGCACCTGGACACCTGTGTaagtaaagaaacacacacatcattttagACAGAGCTGTCCACATAAACAAACCATAGATTCACTGTTTCCAActgaaatgttacctgtgacagacaagGAGACTCCAGGTGAACCAGTAAatctcccagtaggttggtttgttgtgaacctgaactggtACACATCAGAGTCGCTGTCTCTCAGGTCTGTGATGGTCAGAGTGCAGGCCTGGTTTCCACAGTCATACTTCACACGACCTGTGTACTCAGAGGCTGATCTCAGATCCACAGGTTGACCATCCTGCACTTTAGTAAACCAGAACGTTTTCTCCACTGCAACATCATGGCCATCTATTCTGGATGGGTGCCAGTAGGAGCCGCGTATTTGCACCTGTGATCCTTTTACAGCACAGATCTGAGTCGGAGTGCACCTCACCCCCCAGGGATCCTTACCCTGCACCACTGTAACCACAGAACAAACTAGAATTACCACCCTGCTGTAGGATGCCTCCACCCACTAGAGCATTTTcagtctgtgttcctctttccagaatcatatgaggtcactgtgacgttTGAGCTTTGAAATGTGATTAGTTCAAATTTACACTTTCTCTAAAGGCAGACTAGAAACATCATGATCGAGAGGCCAGGAACAGGTTtcatgaggccactgtgaccttgaccttcaaccaccaaaacctcatcagttcatctttgagtccaagtgatgaacatttgaaccaaatttgaagaaattccctcaaaggGATCTTGAGATATTACGTTCACAAGAATCAGACAATGAGACGACCTgaacacaagatgcctgaggtCACTGGGTGTCACCGGCtctgaaacacatttccatgagcagcatttcAACGAATgcatcgagaggagaggaattcagtcatgataataataaaaatttttattataataacatgTTTCAGACTCTGTTGTATTTTGAGCTTTAGACCTCGATCTGCCTGAAATAAAATTTCACCTTTGATACaaattaatactgatgataattcattcatatattttctttctgcatcactttacaggtggtgatctgaaaattaatgaatggttcatttatatttttacttctttctcaaactcacttcaggtgaatcagaagtctgagtgtaaaatagagtgacaacatgaatgtagaggtacagtacctgtcacagtgagaagaaggacaacaaatccactggctgctgcagttacactcatagtagctgctgctctcgtctgtgacttcaaacaagaaaaacgtccacagataaataatgtgcacaagatgaaactcagtcacatcacagacacgtctacctacaacacagaagagtctgagaataaagacagattctgaaagataaagataaatttaaactatttattacccccctccttccttcctctttcctctgaaCTGCGTGCTGAGCTCGATGGTGTTAAATCAAATCTAGAGCAGTAACTTGTGTTTTGCACAAACTGTGAATTTCCTCATTTTACAGAGTGTTAGAAATTACCTTAGTGGCTCTTCCCATCAATCCTGAATCATGCTCAACTGAAGCTGTAAGCAGCGTTGAACAGCCAGTTGAAGCAGAGGTTTACTTTTCTCACCCGTCCGACACTGCACGATTGAGAAAGATGCTAATTCCAGTGTGGAGTGTGCAGCTGTGTACATGCTTCCTGTGTCCACTATGTGGCAGCGGAGAACACACCCTGCACGCACTATGCTGCTGTAAATCAAGAGTACAACACACCATGAACATTCCTTGTGAACAGAATGGTAATTAACACAAGGGTTACTTCCAGTGACCAGTAGGTGGCACAGTGACTGGGACTGAATATGAATGatttgaaaaagagagagagagagagagagagagagagagagagagagagagagagagagagagaagagagagagagagagagagagagagagagagagagagagagagagagagagagagagagagagagagagagagagagagagagagagagagagagatctgtgGTAAATCCACATCAGCAGCTAGATTTCACCCTTGGGAAATGATGTTTGTCAGCATGTCACAATGAGGGATGTAAATCATAGATTAGTTAAGACCTtggcttccttcctcttttcatcattgcagtttttttcgattgcttaagcacgattttcaaaacagggcccggtgtttcaaacactaaacacaatcagcacaaccacacacacaatcagcagaacacctcagatcctttgcaaaacgaaacactcttgtaaaaactatacacttatttatcaaaaccatatttttttactatatgaaacacacacgcttcatatgacttaattctgtttgagccagttacacactgctgttgctaacctcaAACacttagcaattccagttctcagtgattagagttctataagtgaagtactgagaaagtgcaaatatacaataaattcagcaaacactacacaagaccatgctgcagtcccatgaaaattgaatgtatttctttccatatccccaaatcagtcaacatgtcaacatggagaatcacaacaaaacatgtcccagttttcatgcaactacaggagtgtgcataacactgtaagctccacaaatatcagacaagctgaaaattctgtatccagtacagtttcaatgaggggtacctgagcctggggctggagatcattaagcctccaccgccatgccgagaaaaactctttgattgggtttagagacggagagtatggtggaaggtatggtactgtaaactgtggatggtgttgaaaccagttctggaccagagtaGAGCGTtggaatgacacattgtcccagatgacaatagATTGCATCTGGTGcgtgtggtttactgctgtgatgatgttgtgtaatcggtccaaacatgtgagaatgtgagttgtgttgtaagggcccatgttggcgtgacggaggaggaccacattctgtgtagtggcagcacaaaAGGTGATGTTACCACCACGTTTTCCTGGGACATtgattatagccccgtggccaatgatatgtctgcctctcctttttgattttgtcctatgaaccctgcctcatctatgtatatgaattcatgcgaTTTCCTcatcatccatctgtaaaactctcagaaatacagtgaaagacaagattgtgtagttcagcataggtctggaatacagtacatttacattatgaaagttatgtgagcagtatgcaacatcacacacaacatcattactaatgccgcagccgcagccttctcctcctccgaggattccccctctcaccctcactcttcttcttttttgagcacaagctccattttggttgaaaacaggtgaactcagctgctgcatttttaaagtgcttaaacctgattggtgtgtctacaattaagcaatcatgtgtttgaacacctgatggatgtgtttaaccaattggcccataggggtggtcatttgacagtcagtgcttaggaattgcaagtaagtgacatcttgatatacttctatgtttaatgtatacaagtgtgtttagtgttttgcagatcactgtgtgtattgttttgcaaaaagtgtgaagctgacattgtgcttatagtggtgcagatctgggcccatgttcTGCTACATGAGTCtcaggtttgataattgtgttatacttttgatttcagtgtttatgcaatcgaaaaaaactgtaacatgCACGAACGGACAAACACCAGTAAATCCCCTcgttaaaataaagaaatgttcttttatttggAAAACGGTGCGtgaatttattaaaatatatttcatgcaaAAAACAGTGACTGTAGTTTTGTAGCCTGACAGTGAATCGAAAACTTTCTTTACTTTCTTGAGACTGGACTTTAAAAATCATGTTGAATTATTCTTTCTTTCAACCTCATGTTAGAAGTCAGTTCCTGTTTATTTACAGCTCCAGTCCATATGAAGACTGGGTCATGAAATCACATTGTAAAAGGTCATAATTATGCAAACTGTGTTCTTTACTCATTTCTCACAAGatcttgttttgtctgatacACGTGTAAAACTGTTCACTTGGGTAGACTGGACTTCATGAGCTCATGCACAGGTGCACGTGAGAAGGAGAGCGACAGAGGAACCATTGGCTGTTGGGTTAGATGGGCGGAGCCTCCCACTGTGCTCTGGTCACCATCCACAATGTCCCCATGGCTGCTTTTTCATCAGTTAAtatgaaatcagttttttatAGGAAGTGCTTTAAAAGTATTATAGACTGTTGCTGTTCTTACTGTAACTTACAAAATAAGGTTTTCCATTACAACAGTGAGTCTatgacagtggtcagtgctctccacactgattggacattcattcagtttagactTGTGACCTGCACCTAAAGCTTAAaaggacaaactctgattattacCTTTACTGTATCAAGGTGGCACCGCCTGGCCCCACCTGGCCCCCCTTAGTAGCTCCACTGCACTGAGGCCATTACTCCgcaggtcaacaagtgactttgatcctctgatgttttctaatcatcacatttagaactgaactttataaaaacctgctgaattcatatttatgttcctggatgaACGGGGCGTCACTTCTTCTGCAGCaaagaagttaaaacactgtgttacatcggaatctgtgtgtgtgtgtgtgtgtgtgtgtgtgtgtgtgtgttggtctctgtccctcttcacacaaactgataaccacatgtgtttagttattaatctATGATGTTGGATCATGACTCTGGATGGTTctctcactttaaccctgatgtcctgactgtgtcacgtctcgtgttgtgtcgcaggtttaaacatgtgtctCATGAACTCTAAAGtgaatcaaaccaacacaaagtaaacatcagtccttgAGGTGTCctgataacttgtgatcagtgctggtgtttaatgttaaagtgtaaagtgagcgcaggtcagaggaggagtgaggaggaagcagactccgacagagactctgacacagaccGGATCTTTAACGAGTGTCTGTCCTGGAGCAGCGCTGTTAGAATTATTCAGAGTCCGAGTCGCGATACTTCTAAGAACAGAGAAATGTCCACAGCTCCAgtgctcagctctgtgcaggagacatggagggagggagggttcaGAGACTAGTCTAATCTCCCCACCTGATATTTcgattatttattatatttcaatatatttgtttGACAGGGAAGCTGTGAGCAAACAGgaatataatattaatttatttaaaaaagggcaCTTTCTCTCAAGGAAGGAAAAGGGCAGTGGCTCCAGCCCCCTTTGGTGTCTATGTGTGCACATGCCAGCCTCCATCAATTCAATCGAGCTGCACCAGAGTTCAAtcactcatagaaatcagtcctctaaataatcctgactgtttcatcAGTCTCACAATTATAAAGAAAGTGACACAAACAGGCTCCTGGCTCCGCCCCTTTATAAGGATTCCTGcccaaatttagttttttagttttctggtgTAATTCTGCattataacaaacaaacaaatagataaGGAGTGAAAGcaaaagaccaaaaacatttatttaagaaaGAATCATAAATTCACAATACATAAATTCATTATCCATgtaataaccacattaatatcaTGTATAAGACTCAAGATAAGTCACGTGGTGTTACCACAGCCTCACAGGCTCATCACCAAGAAGTCCAACATAGTTCAGAGGGtaacagcaaaagaaaaaatctaTTGATTGCAGAAAAGataacaacttcaacaacaggccGGCAAAATGGACAAAGAAGGAAAACCCAACACACCAACCCACAAAGGGTCGTAGGACCTGAGAATCTTCCTTCAACCTAAACCAACATCAGAACTAAAAGTAACAAAAATAAAGCTGCAGAAACTGGTTGACTGGAcccatcagaaaagaaaaagaaaagacacaacacaacaatactctTGCTCTAAAGGTCATGCTGTACAAACTGCTGCAACtggggatggaaagagagatacttcctgtttcctctcacaTACTTACAGACATacatcaaccaatcacagtgcacctgaggagaaaagaaaacaggaaaccatgAGTAGAAAGGAAATGGACGGTGGTTTCCTCTTTATTTAAAAGCATGGTCTTTTAGTTTGAGGGCTGGACTTGCACGTTCAGATTTTGTGGTGTCTTactcaaaaccctgcgcttgcactcacacagctcctgctAGTGCTTAggtttgctctgcttgtgctcaaactct
This is a stretch of genomic DNA from Pleuronectes platessa chromosome 3, fPlePla1.1, whole genome shotgun sequence. It encodes these proteins:
- the LOC128437417 gene encoding uncharacterized protein LOC128437417 — its product is MRLHHRDVRSNDGFERSSELLCHLPSFCVRHPSRIDGHDVAVEKTFWFTKVQDGQPVDLRSASEYTGRVKYDCGNQACTLTITDLRDSDSDVYQFRFTTNQPTGRFTGSPGVSLSVTGVQVLTTKLSACWRDDCSWSRVECQTSCSPTPSLSYIWFKNGQKTSGEKSYNDYFYSRDSISCAVRGHEDFPSAPVCEFTSSNDQ